One window of the Tachypleus tridentatus isolate NWPU-2018 chromosome 10, ASM421037v1, whole genome shotgun sequence genome contains the following:
- the LOC143229138 gene encoding ERI1 exoribonuclease 2-like isoform X6, translated as MDTNHSKYANEKVEFPAVFLHLTTGDVLEQFHTYVQPREHPKLSDFCQKLTGISQDQVDEGIPLPTCLRLFKQWLKNVVQKYHLVFHSNNTSSKDYRCTFGTWTSWDLGVCLHLECKRKQLNKPAVLNSWIDLKTTYRKFYSRTPNGLRGAIEDLGLCFEGREHSEISSNRLKCEGNCSPWKSVCESCSEKPFSVSQMFSGEPNHQLFSFWKKNK; from the exons ttgaaTTCCCAGCTGTCTTTTTACACTTGACTACAGGAGATGTTCTTGAACAATTTCATACCTATGTTCAACCAAGGGAACATCCAAAATTGAGTGATTTCTGTCAAAAATTGACTGGTATTTCTcag GACCAAGTTGATGAGGGAATTCCTCTTCCAACTTGCCTTAGACTATTTAAACAGTGGCTTAAAAATGTAGTCCAAAAGTACCACCTTGTGTTCCACAGTAACAACACATCTTCTAAGGACTATCGTTGCACTTTTGGGACGTGGACCAGTTGGGATCTAGGGGTTTGTTTGCACTTAGAATGCAAGAGGAAACAGCTTAACAAACCTGCTGTATTGAATTCGTGGATTGATTTAAAAACCACATATCGGA AATTCTATTCTCGTACACCTAATGGTTTACGAGGAGCCATTGAAGACCTTGGTTTATGCTTTGAAGGAAGAGAACATTCAG AAATATCCAGTAACAGACTGAAGTGCGAAGGTAATTGTTCACCTTGGAAATCAGTTTGTGAATCTTGTTCTGAGAAACCATTCAGTGTATCTCAAATGTTTTCTGGAGAACCAAATCATCAATTATTTTCtttctggaaaaaaaataaataa